The proteins below come from a single Mugil cephalus isolate CIBA_MC_2020 chromosome 7, CIBA_Mcephalus_1.1, whole genome shotgun sequence genomic window:
- the gadd45aa gene encoding growth arrest and DNA-damage-inducible, alpha, a, with the protein MYNMTFEELSGDYSQERMDTVAKALEEVLTSALPQGCITVGVYEAAKSLNVDPDNVVLCILATDDEDVKDVALQIHFTLIQAFCCENDINILRVNSTRRLAEILGGGGGGKQSGGEPMDLHCVLVTSPHSTSWKDPALSKLKRFCSESRCMDQWVPIINLPER; encoded by the exons ATGTACAACATGACATTTGAGGAACTAAGCGGAGATTACTCCCAGGAAAG AATGGATACGGTGGCGAAAGCTTTAGAAGAAGTCCTGACCTCAGCCTTGCCTCAGGGCTGCATCACAGTCGGTGTCTACGAGGCTGCCAAGTCCCTCAACGT agACCCTGATAATGTGGTTTTGTGCATCCTGGCCACCGACGACGAGGACGTGAAAGATGTGGCCCTGCAGATCCACTTCACCCTCATCCAGGCTTTCTGCTGTGAGAATGACATCAACATCCTGAGAGTCAACAGCACCCGGCGCCTGGCAGAAAtcctgggaggaggaggaggtggaaagcAGAGTGGGGGTGAACCTATGGACCTGCACTGCGTCCTTGTTACT AGCCCACATTCGACATCTTGGAAGGACCCTGCTTTGAGCAAGCTGAAAAGATTCTGCAGCGAGAGTCGGTGCATGGACCAGTGGGTGCCAATCATTAATCTCCCCGAACGATGA